The proteins below are encoded in one region of Loxodonta africana isolate mLoxAfr1 chromosome 5, mLoxAfr1.hap2, whole genome shotgun sequence:
- the LOC100670709 gene encoding protein FAM204A-like: MWSGLLPPGLNESDVELSSEDEAKSENSGLHLLEAEEDQMTRKTEISDFPTDGPKTETEANINAYEECPSGISLHTWNKFQELHKKHSKQKTSASRFRRKKRKRSRKGKLKNEETSCSEQSSNETQWKELTQYFGVNDRFDLPVKKKKIDKSGLEKSIDQAVEEWNIEKAEDLSNQLATRELRVKIAKAIACHNFVKAKKEAENSQVVRKKKKLAWGFEAKKRWETKSNMGYM; this comes from the coding sequence atgTGGAGTGGGCTGCTACCTCCTGGACTAAATGAAAGTGATGTCGAGCTGAGTTCTGAAGACGAAGCCAAATCAGAAAACTCTGGACTTCACTTACTGGAAGCTGAAGAAGATCAGATGACTAGAAAAACAGAAATCTCAGATTTCCCCACAGATGGACCAAAAACTGAAACAGAGGCAAATATAAATGCATATGAAGAGTGCCCTTCCGGAATTTCCTTACATACGTGGAATAAATTTCAAGAACTGCATAAAAAACATTCTAAACAGAAAACCTCAGCTTCAAGattcaggaggaaaaaaagaaaacgctCCAGGAAAGGTAAATTGAAGAATGAAGAGACATCTTGTAGTGAACAATCCTCAAATGAAACCCAGTGGAAGGAGCTTACTCAGTATTTTGGAGTCAATGATAGGTTTGATCTccctgtgaaaaagaaaaaaattgacaagTCAGGTCTTGAAAAGAGCATAGACCAGGCTGTGGAAGAATGGAACATTGAGAAGGCCGAGGATCTCAGCAACCAGTTGGCTACTCGAGAGCTTAGAGTTAAAATTGCCAAAGCTATTGCCTGTCACAACTTTGTAAAAGCCAAAAAGGAGGCTGAAAATTCACAGGTTGTTCGAAAAAAGAAGAAACTTGCATGGGGATTTGAAGCAAAGaagagatgggaaaccaaaagcaACATGGGATATATGTAA